AGCGCTTGAGTCGAGCGAGGAATTCCTCGGCCTCGGTCTCGTGCTCGCCGGCGCTGCCCAGCAGCTTCCGGGCCTCACGGCGGTAGCCACGAAGCTCGGACTGTGCGCGCCAGAGCTCTTCTTTGTTCTTCAGGCCGTAGCGGCCGATGAGGTTGGCCTCGTCGGCGATACGCTCGCCCTGGAAGGGATGATTCGGCGTCTCGTAGAACTTCGTGTTCGAACCAAGCGCCATTATTCGTCATCCTCCGCGGCGGCTTCCTCAGCCTGCTCTTCTTTAATCGCCTCGACGTTGACGCCGATGGTCCCCTCCGTCCGGCCGGTGGACTTCGTGCGCTGTCCACGGACCTTCTGGCCGCGCTTGTGGCGGACACCGCGGTAGGAGTCGATCATCTTCATGCGGTTGATGTCCTGCCGGCGGGTGAGCTGGAGGTCGTTGCCAGTCTCGTGGGTGGTCTCACCGGTGAAGTAGTCCTTCTGGTGGTTGGCCATCCACTCGGGCACCTCGTCGGCGAAGTTCTCGACGTGGTCGACGACGCGCTCGATGACGTCGTCGTCGAGCTTGCCGAAGACCGAACGTCGGTCGACGTCCGCCTTCTGGGCGATAATTCGGGCGGCCCGGTGGCCGATACCGTTCAGTTCTGTCAGTGCTCGCTCGACGGATTTCGTCCCGTCGAGGTCTGTCTGTCCGATGCGGACGAAATAGCGGATGTCCTCCTCCTCTTCGGCATCCGCGTCCTCGCCCGCGTCTGGGTCTTCTGCACTCATATGTAGGTACTGATGGGTGAGCGTCGTGGCGGGGATTCGAACCCCGGAGGCTGTACGCCACAGAGTTAGCAACCCTGCGCCTTGGGCCAGGCTTGGCTACCACGACACGCGTTCTATGACACTCGCGCCCGCAGCACGCGGACTCGGGGGCCGGTCCCCCTACACGAGTCTATCCGCTTCTATTCCGGGGTTGTATTTAAACGCAACGAAGGGGAACCGGCTGCGTGACTCCGAGACATACCCACTGAGACAGGTAATAGCAAGTCTCACCACAATAGACGAGCCAGCACAATCCATTCGTCACTGGAGACACACACCGGCATATGCACCGGCATAGCACCGACGGCGGTAGCAGCGTCGACCCAGCCGACCGGGCAGCAGTCCGTGACCATTTAGAACGGTTCGCTGGGCCTGACGCCGTCACAGAAGCGGACGACGGCACGCTTCGGGCTGATTTCGGCGGCCGAACCAACGTCGCAGTTGCTCCCGACGGCACGATAGACACAGGCATGCCACTGCACTCGTTTGCTGGGTCGCCAGAACGGCTCGTGTTCGACCACGACGGCGGCGAACTGCGCGCCGAGTTGGACGGAGAGAGCGTCTACGTGTTCCGGCACCC
The Haloarcula sp. CBA1129 genome window above contains:
- a CDS encoding 30S ribosomal protein S13, translating into MSAEDPDAGEDADAEEEEDIRYFVRIGQTDLDGTKSVERALTELNGIGHRAARIIAQKADVDRRSVFGKLDDDVIERVVDHVENFADEVPEWMANHQKDYFTGETTHETGNDLQLTRRQDINRMKMIDSYRGVRHKRGQKVRGQRTKSTGRTEGTIGVNVEAIKEEQAEEAAAEDDE